From one Coffea eugenioides isolate CCC68of chromosome 11, Ceug_1.0, whole genome shotgun sequence genomic stretch:
- the LOC113754100 gene encoding 46 kDa FK506-binding nuclear protein-like encodes MRAYDRYDDYEDLDEYEEDGDEQEEKDAGEDEYEEEEDPKPAKEVLNYLELRQQLKEEKRKKLKKELGTANGSSREKKNVISKDMFGMNLWIAFGSY; translated from the exons ATGCGAGCATATGATAGATATGAT GATTATGAAGATTTAGACGAGTATGAGGAGGATGGTGATGAGCAAGAAGAGAAAGATGCTGGTGAAGATGAAtatgaagaggaagaagatcCTAAGCCCGCCAAGGAGGTGTTGAATTATCTTGAACTGAGGCAACAattaaaagaagagaaaagaaagaagttgAAGAAGGAATTGGGAACTGCTAATGGCAGTTCTCGTGAGAAAAAAAATGTGATCTCAAAGGATAT GTTTGGGATGAACTTGTGGATTGCTTTTGGCTCATACTGA